A part of Gemmatimonadaceae bacterium genomic DNA contains:
- a CDS encoding DoxX family protein: protein MTSYHTESSTSMSVARRRTGTGLTILVGVLLMASGTVKMLAVPPVVGPLKQYGFVHTVPLVATLEIISGVLFLLPRTRSFGLVFASAFMGGAVATHIQHAETIQLVPAALVLALLWIATWLKHPAALWSF from the coding sequence ATGACATCCTATCACACTGAATCGTCCACCTCGATGTCCGTCGCGCGCCGCCGCACCGGCACCGGGCTTACGATCCTTGTTGGAGTGCTTCTAATGGCGTCCGGGACGGTCAAGATGCTCGCCGTTCCACCTGTCGTGGGGCCGCTCAAACAGTACGGGTTCGTTCACACCGTGCCGCTCGTTGCCACGCTCGAGATCATCAGTGGCGTGCTCTTTCTGCTGCCACGCACCCGTTCGTTCGGCCTCGTGTTCGCATCGGCGTTCATGGGCGGCGCTGTCGCAACGCACATTCAGCACGCCGAGACGATTCAGCTCGTGCCGGCTGCGCTCGTGCTGGCACTGCTCTGGATCGCGACGTGGTTGAAACATCCGGCGGCGCTGTGGAGCTTCTGA